A stretch of Dehalococcoidales bacterium DNA encodes these proteins:
- the ftsH gene encoding ATP-dependent zinc metalloprotease FtsH, with product MKINIKRSIFIYVLIVMAVIAFFTFSSLGNEKPSDIPFSQVIDMSQEGTIKDIAVDGNILNITDMNGSKYRAIKESGVSIYEIPELNLAGVTVDIVEGGINWGSLFINFLPLLLFGGLIFFMFSQARGANSQAMSFGRSKARLFSASKPSVTFADVAGADEAKQEMYEIVEFLKNREKFQTLGARVPKGALLVGAPGTGKTLLAKAIAGEAGVPFFSISGSEFVEMFVGVGASRVRDLFEQAKRNTPSLIFIDEIDAVGRQRGAGVGGGHDEREQTLNQILVEMDGFDTNTSVIVIAATNRPDILDTALLRPGRFDRRIVLDMPDIHGREAILKIHSTGKPLDKDISLESMAKQTVGFSGADLANLVNEAAILAARRDKKTIGQKEFEESIDRVIAGPERKSRRISAREKEVIAYHEAGHALVARLLPNADPVHKISIVARGMSLGHTRQLPAEDRYIETFSQYKDRLATLFGGRVAEEIAFGELSTGASNDIKVATDLAVKMVTQYGMSSKLGPRTYGERQDMIFLGREITEQRNYGDTIADVIDQEVNDIINEAYDTAKRILTENRERLDHISNLLIAKEGLEGKEMEEAFTGPMNGKGESAEIAASAAEPSVDDDVTITAEAINNNISSNKPTARPVKKANPDTR from the coding sequence TTGAAAATTAATATTAAACGAAGTATTTTTATTTATGTTCTCATCGTAATGGCAGTGATCGCCTTTTTTACCTTTTCATCTCTGGGTAACGAAAAACCTTCTGATATTCCATTCAGCCAGGTAATTGACATGTCCCAGGAAGGCACTATCAAAGATATCGCTGTTGATGGAAACATCCTGAATATTACAGATATGAACGGTTCCAAATACCGCGCTATTAAAGAGTCAGGGGTTAGTATTTACGAAATACCCGAGCTTAACTTAGCCGGCGTAACAGTTGATATAGTTGAAGGTGGCATTAACTGGGGATCACTTTTTATCAACTTCCTGCCGCTGTTATTATTTGGCGGCCTCATCTTCTTCATGTTCTCACAGGCACGAGGCGCCAACAGTCAAGCCATGAGCTTCGGCCGTTCAAAAGCCAGGTTGTTTTCTGCTTCCAAACCTTCGGTAACATTTGCAGATGTTGCTGGGGCAGATGAAGCAAAACAGGAAATGTACGAAATTGTAGAGTTTTTGAAAAATCGGGAGAAGTTTCAAACACTTGGGGCAAGAGTTCCCAAAGGTGCCTTGTTGGTAGGAGCGCCAGGTACCGGTAAAACCCTGCTGGCTAAAGCAATTGCCGGTGAAGCTGGAGTACCTTTCTTTTCTATCAGTGGTAGCGAATTTGTGGAAATGTTTGTTGGCGTCGGGGCTTCCCGTGTAAGAGATTTATTCGAGCAAGCTAAACGTAATACGCCTTCTTTAATATTCATTGATGAGATAGATGCCGTCGGTCGCCAACGCGGAGCCGGTGTTGGTGGCGGCCATGATGAGCGGGAACAAACCTTAAACCAGATACTGGTAGAAATGGATGGATTCGATACCAATACCAGCGTAATTGTCATTGCAGCAACCAACCGACCGGATATTCTGGACACTGCTTTACTCAGGCCAGGTCGTTTTGACCGCCGTATCGTACTTGATATGCCAGATATCCATGGCCGTGAAGCCATACTCAAAATCCATTCTACGGGAAAACCACTCGACAAAGATATCAGCCTGGAATCCATGGCTAAACAGACAGTTGGTTTTTCCGGGGCTGACCTCGCCAATCTGGTAAACGAAGCTGCAATTCTGGCTGCCCGAAGAGATAAGAAAACCATTGGCCAGAAAGAGTTTGAAGAATCAATCGATCGTGTAATTGCCGGTCCGGAACGAAAAAGCCGCCGCATTAGCGCCAGGGAAAAAGAAGTCATCGCTTATCATGAGGCGGGCCATGCCCTGGTTGCCAGACTATTACCCAACGCTGATCCGGTTCACAAGATAAGTATTGTTGCCCGCGGAATGAGTCTTGGCCATACACGTCAACTTCCAGCAGAAGACCGCTATATAGAAACCTTTTCCCAGTACAAAGATCGCCTGGCTACATTATTCGGAGGAAGGGTTGCGGAAGAAATTGCATTTGGTGAACTTTCTACCGGTGCTTCTAATGATATCAAGGTTGCTACCGATCTGGCAGTTAAAATGGTAACCCAGTACGGCATGAGTTCGAAGCTGGGACCTCGTACATACGGAGAGCGCCAGGATATGATTTTCCTGGGCAGAGAAATTACAGAACAACGCAACTATGGCGATACCATTGCCGATGTGATCGATCAGGAAGTCAACGATATAATTAACGAAGCATACGATACCGCCAAACGTATTCTGACAGAAAACCGTGAAAGGCTGGACCATATTTCTAATCTTCTAATTGCCAAGGAAGGCCTGGAAGGTAAGGAAATGGAAGAGGCTTTCACCGGCCCCATGAACGGAAAAGGAGAGTCAGCAGAAATTGCTGCCAGTGCAGCCGAGCCCTCCGTTGATGATGACGTCACAATAACTGCAGAAGCCATCAATAACAATATTTCTTCCAATAAGCCAACTGCGCGTCCGGTAAAAAAAGCTAATCCTGATACAAGATAA